One window of Vibrio sinaloensis genomic DNA carries:
- a CDS encoding GGDEF domain-containing protein codes for MDELTLDIRTLNFTVIIFSFIYSVGLFLYQTTQKKIEGLKTLALGVFLIGLGPVLLGFRGQAPDWLTIVVANMFIMLGFFYLLLGISYVRDYSSRLLHFLGVALVACFALFYYFTYTQPSINARVVVLSSYVSTTCLASAWALMRGKKDDALIPLLLMALPFCAYGLFMLFRIFVGLSGPTISSYMHSGIVHALTYLFCLILLVTISLSMLWLNNARLLNAIHQLSLKDPLTGLYNRRVMDELLPKRVANASTQLKPVSLMMTDIDHFKQINDELGHIVGDETIEKVANALTHILPDSDDLFVVRFGGDEFMILMIDCDAASAYQYAERLREHISQNVSISLSEHPCSMSFGVAQLAESDSLDDLLANADIALYQAKQRGRNQVVLAGS; via the coding sequence ATGGATGAACTCACCCTAGATATTAGAACTCTCAACTTCACCGTAATTATTTTTTCCTTCATCTATTCAGTAGGTTTATTTCTATACCAAACGACTCAGAAAAAGATCGAAGGGTTAAAAACATTAGCTCTGGGCGTGTTCTTAATTGGTTTGGGTCCGGTGTTGCTCGGGTTTAGAGGCCAAGCGCCTGATTGGCTCACCATTGTTGTCGCTAACATGTTTATCATGCTTGGCTTTTTCTACCTGCTACTCGGCATCAGTTATGTCAGAGACTATTCGAGTCGATTATTGCATTTCCTTGGCGTCGCGCTCGTTGCTTGCTTTGCTCTGTTTTATTACTTCACTTATACCCAACCATCTATCAACGCCCGGGTAGTGGTCTTGAGCAGTTATGTCAGTACAACCTGCCTCGCCAGTGCGTGGGCTTTGATGCGTGGCAAAAAAGATGATGCCTTGATTCCACTACTGTTAATGGCGCTGCCTTTTTGTGCTTATGGCTTGTTTATGTTGTTCAGGATATTTGTCGGCCTATCCGGACCAACCATCTCCAGCTACATGCATTCTGGGATAGTACATGCGTTGACCTACTTGTTCTGTCTCATATTGTTGGTCACCATTAGTTTAAGCATGCTGTGGCTGAACAACGCCCGGCTGCTCAATGCGATTCATCAGTTATCGCTAAAAGATCCATTAACTGGACTATACAACCGACGTGTAATGGATGAGTTACTCCCAAAACGGGTGGCCAATGCCAGTACTCAACTCAAACCCGTTAGCTTAATGATGACCGACATTGATCACTTTAAGCAGATCAACGATGAGCTTGGCCATATTGTTGGAGACGAAACCATCGAAAAAGTCGCCAATGCTCTAACCCATATACTCCCTGATTCTGATGATCTATTCGTGGTTCGCTTTGGTGGCGATGAGTTTATGATTTTAATGATTGATTGTGATGCTGCCAGCGCTTATCAGTATGCAGAGAGGCTGAGAGAACACATCTCACAAAATGTCTCAATCAGCCTAAGTGAGCATCCATGCAGTATGAGCTTCGGCGTTGCTCAGCTAGCTGAAAGTGATAGCCTTGACGATCTACTCGCCAATGCCGATATTGCACTTTACCAAGCGAAACAGCGTGGCCGAAACCAAGTGGTCTTGGCCGGTAGTTAA
- a CDS encoding cation:proton antiporter: MSVYYTLCFLSAAAMLIAFVNSKIGKMQTTIAITAGAMMLSLFILIAGQNDWFHLTEIASKTVASINFEDFLLKGILGFLLFAGGLGIKLPNLKDQKWEITVLALGATLFSTFFIGFALYGFCQLIHIQFDLVYCLLFGALISPTDPIAVLAIVKKLDAPKRISTQIEGESLFNDGFGLVIFVTLFTIAFGTEAPTVGSVTLLFIQEAIGGIVYGFALGLLFHFLISSTDDHSMELLLTIGIPTAGYAFADVVHVSGPLAMVVSGIMIGNWTRFIGFSKESEDHLDHFWELVDEFLNGVLFLLIGLSMLLFEFHKEDWILMAFSIPLVLSARYLSVWLSYLGFKRYRRYNSYSVNILTWGGLRGGLALAMALSIPSGVWVIQDKLIDVKEIVLVMTYSVVVFSILVQGSSITPMIEKAKLEEAHRE, translated from the coding sequence ATGTCGGTCTACTATACACTCTGTTTTTTATCTGCTGCGGCAATGTTGATAGCATTTGTAAACAGCAAGATAGGCAAAATGCAAACCACTATTGCAATTACCGCTGGCGCTATGATGTTGTCGCTCTTCATTCTTATTGCCGGTCAAAACGATTGGTTTCATTTAACAGAGATAGCGTCCAAGACCGTGGCAAGCATCAACTTTGAAGATTTCTTGCTCAAAGGAATCCTAGGCTTTTTGCTGTTTGCAGGAGGGCTAGGTATTAAACTCCCTAACCTCAAAGACCAAAAGTGGGAGATCACCGTCCTCGCACTAGGAGCCACGTTATTTTCAACCTTTTTCATTGGTTTTGCCCTGTACGGGTTCTGCCAACTGATTCACATCCAGTTTGATTTAGTCTACTGCTTGCTATTTGGGGCACTCATCTCTCCCACTGACCCCATCGCGGTGTTGGCCATCGTTAAAAAGCTTGATGCGCCAAAGCGTATCTCTACTCAAATCGAGGGAGAATCTTTATTCAATGACGGCTTTGGTCTAGTGATCTTTGTAACCCTATTCACTATAGCGTTTGGCACCGAAGCGCCAACCGTCGGCAGCGTCACACTACTCTTTATTCAGGAGGCTATCGGTGGCATTGTTTACGGCTTCGCTCTTGGGCTGCTGTTCCACTTTTTGATCAGCTCAACCGATGACCACTCTATGGAACTGCTACTGACGATAGGTATACCTACGGCAGGTTATGCATTTGCCGATGTGGTCCATGTATCAGGCCCATTAGCTATGGTGGTCTCTGGAATCATGATCGGCAACTGGACACGTTTTATCGGTTTTTCTAAGGAGAGTGAAGATCACTTAGACCACTTTTGGGAACTGGTCGATGAGTTTCTAAATGGTGTTCTGTTTCTGTTGATCGGGTTGTCGATGCTGCTATTTGAGTTCCACAAGGAAGACTGGATCTTAATGGCCTTCTCAATACCGCTGGTGTTATCCGCCCGCTACCTTAGTGTGTGGCTGTCTTACTTAGGCTTTAAGCGCTATCGTCGTTATAACTCATACTCAGTCAACATTCTCACTTGGGGTGGATTGCGCGGCGGGCTGGCTTTAGCAATGGCGCTATCTATCCCATCGGGCGTATGGGTAATACAAGACAAGCTCATCGATGTTAAGGAAATCGTTCTTGTTATGACCTATTCGGTTGTGGTGTTTTCGATCTTAGTTCAAGGCTCAAGTATTACTCCGATGATTGAGAAAGCCAAACTTGAAGAAGCCCATCGCGAATAG
- a CDS encoding phosphoadenylyl-sulfate reductase has product MLDSVASKPKLAELLSLTKTEQILRLAQMNAELEKLTAQQRVAWALENLEGEFAVSSSFGIQAAVMLHLVTQQAPDTPVILTDTGYLFPETYRFIDQLSEQLTLNLKVYRAAESPNWQEARYGKLWEQGIEGIEKYNKINKVEPMRRALDELEVSTWFSGLRREQSKSRTNLPILSIQNGVFKFLPVIDWTNKDVHYYLEEHGLPYHPLRDEGYLSVGDTHTTKKWEPGMSEEETRFFGLKRECGLHEDDGNEQDGSGI; this is encoded by the coding sequence ATGCTTGATTCTGTCGCTTCCAAACCGAAGTTAGCAGAACTACTCTCCTTAACGAAGACGGAGCAAATACTCCGTCTTGCACAAATGAATGCAGAGTTAGAGAAGCTAACCGCCCAACAAAGAGTGGCCTGGGCATTAGAAAACCTCGAAGGTGAGTTCGCCGTATCATCCAGTTTTGGTATTCAAGCTGCAGTCATGCTGCACCTTGTGACTCAACAGGCTCCGGATACGCCAGTGATTCTGACTGACACGGGCTACTTGTTTCCTGAAACGTATCGCTTTATTGATCAGTTAAGTGAGCAGCTAACCCTAAATCTAAAAGTTTATCGCGCGGCGGAAAGTCCTAACTGGCAAGAAGCTCGCTATGGGAAGCTTTGGGAGCAGGGTATAGAGGGCATCGAAAAGTACAACAAGATAAATAAAGTTGAACCTATGCGCAGAGCGCTCGATGAGCTAGAAGTATCCACTTGGTTCTCAGGCCTGCGTCGAGAGCAATCCAAGTCGCGTACTAACTTACCTATCTTGTCGATTCAAAATGGCGTATTTAAGTTTTTGCCGGTCATCGACTGGACTAATAAAGATGTCCACTATTACTTAGAAGAACATGGCTTGCCTTATCACCCACTACGTGATGAAGGCTATTTGTCAGTCGGTGACACGCACACCACTAAAAAGTGGGAACCAGGAATGAGTGAAGAAGAAACTCGCTTCTTTGGTTTAAAGCGTGAGTGTGGACTTCATGAAGATGATGGTAACGAACAAGATGGTTCCGGTATCTAA